The Pecten maximus chromosome 11, xPecMax1.1, whole genome shotgun sequence genome has a segment encoding these proteins:
- the LOC117337113 gene encoding paraplegin-like, producing the protein MERMCASRTLQDILRCCRRRNICVSVSRLSPVRVNGLRNISRYHTTSCTCTNKSSCGVYGKHGLRNPRKEMRNFSALFTQCLQKTDARNNFGVNIYRIQNISTSARRVNSEKGSEKEGEQDYKDGKKTSSDPDSGSSRRFAVMGLGSAIILLQVLNQYQAVTLPWLETPQELRDVLLNNEVTSIQVSKHLNVGQHSGLIATFKRNGFDKPIFYRIERGDAFVQNLSSVYKELEIDLDEQIQPIFVDTRQADIGLLLMGLLLLYSVRKGGPLNVSVKFNQGKVIQGKKNIPKQPKETMGEPKKEKTSMMDMLLGDRANAGYIRGDILSKQGNGVTFKEVAGLKEAKYEVMEFVDYLKSSDNVKKLGGKHPRGVLLLGPPGCGKTLLAKAVATEAGVPFFALAGSQFVEMFGGLGASRMRNLFKEARQQAPCIIYVDEIDAIGKKRNGSEHGSEEEHTLNQLLVELDGMGTTEGIIMIASTNRSDVLDKALLRPGRFDRQIQIDFPTVDEREEIFHVYMKKLKLMMDYKELAPRLAQLTTGMSGADIANICNEAALHAARHANDSISVGDFYFAIERIVAGAEKKRSVITQEDRKVVAYHEAGHALVGWLLKHTDALLQVSIVPRTNNALGFAQLAPQDNYLFSDQQLFDRMCMMLGGRAAENITFNHVTSGAHDDLDKVTKQAYTQIRSWGMNERVGCVSYDFSEGSPLLPYSKSLSNIMDEEVKKLVARAYMATQSLLMENKPTLDLLAKTLLEKESLTYDQVRDLIGPPPHGDKIKLEMVKILTEAKESASQSKSSDV; encoded by the exons ATGGAAAGAATGTGTGCCTCTCGAACTTTGCAGGATATACTAAGGTGCTGTAGAAGACGGAATATCTGTGTGTCAGTCAGCAGACTAAGTCCTGTAAGGGTGAATGGCTTACGCAACATCAGTCGGTATCATActacatcatgtacatgtacaaacaaaaGTTCATGTGGAGTGTACGGGAAACATGGC CTGCGAAATCCCCGAAAGGAAATGCGAAACTTTTCGGCCCTATTCACACAATGCCTACAGAAGACTGATGCTAGAAATAATTTTGGAG taaatatctACCGTATTCAGAACATAAGTACATCTGCACGGAGAGTTAATAGTGAAAAGGGAAGTGAAAAAGAAGGAGAACAGGATTATAAAGATGGAAAGAAAACCAGCAGTGATCCAG ACTCCGGATCCTCAAGAAGATTTGCAGTTATGGGGTTAGGCAGTGCAATTATCTTATTACAGGTTTTGAATCAATATCAAGCTGTAACTCTCCCATGGCTAGAAACGCCACAAGAGTTGAGAGATGTTCTACTCAACAATGAA GTAACCTCTATACAAGTCTCCAAGCATCTAAATGTTGGACAGCATTCGGGTTTAATAGCAACTTTTAAAAGGAATGGATTTGATAAG CCTATATTCTACCGGATAGAAAGGGGCGACGCCTTCGTACAAAATCTGTCGTCCGTATATAAAGAGTTAGAAATTGATCTTGATGAACAAATACAGCCAATATTTGTGGACACGAGACA GGCTGATATTGGATTACTTCTGATGGGCCTGTTGTTGCTGTATAGCGTGAGAAAGGGCGGACCCCTTAATGTCAGCGTAAAATTTAACCAGGGAAAAGTTATCCAGGGAAAGAAGAACATTCCGAAACAACCTAAAGAGACAATGGGTGAaccaaaaaaggaaaaaacttCAATGATGGACATGTTGCTTGGCGATCGG GCAAACGCAGGCTACATAAGAGGAGATATTCTTTCCAAACAAGGAAATGGTGTTACTTTTAAAGAAGTTGCCGGATTGAAGGAAGCCAAATATGAAGTGATGGAGTTTGTGGACTACCTAAAGAGTTCTGATAATGTGAAG AAACTTGGAGGGAAGCATCCTCGGGGAGTGTTACTACTGGGGCCGCCTGGGTGTGGAAAAACACTGCTGGCCAAAGCGGTAGCTACAGAAGCTGGAGTTCCTTTCTTCGCCCTGGCAGGCTCACAGTTTGTGGAGATGTTCGGAG GACTTGGTGCCTCCAGAATGAGAAATCTTTTCAAAGAAGCACGCCAACAGGCTCCATGTATTATCTACGTGGATGAGATAGATGCCATTGGCAAGAAGAGAAACGG GTCTGAGCATGGCTCTGAAGAAGAACACACACTGAACCAGCTACTGGTGGAGTTAGATGGGATGGGAACAACAGAAGGCATCATTATGATAGCCTCGACCAACCGCTCAGACGTCCTAGACAAA GCACTGCTGAGACCGGGGCGGTTTGACAGACAGATACAGATTGACTTCCCAACAGTAGACGAGAGAGAGGAAATCTTCCATGTTTACATGAAGAAGTTAAAATTAATGATGGATTACAAAGAGTTGGCCCCTCGCTTGGCCCAGCTAACGACAGGAATGAGTG GAGCGGACATTGCCAACATTTGTAACGAAGCTGCTCTTCATGCAGCCAGGCATGCAAACGACAGCATCAGCGTGGGCGATTTCTACTTTGCTATCGAGAGAATCGTTGCAG GTGCCGAGAAAAAAAGAAGTGTGATCACCCAGGAGGACCGTAAAGTTGTGGCCTACCATGAGGCAGGTCACGCACTAGTAGGCTGGTTACTGAAGCATACCGACGCCCTTCTCCAG GTTTCTATTGTTCCACGGACAAATAATGCCCTTGGATTTGCCCAGCTGGCTCCACAGGACAACTACCTCTTTTCCGACCAGCAG CTGTTTGACAGAATGTGTATGATGCTTGGTGGAAGAGCTGCAGAAAACATCACTTTCAACCACGTCACCTCAG GTGCACATGATGACCTTGACAAGGTCACGAAGCAAGCGTATACACAGATTCGAAGCTGGGGAATGAATGAGAGGGTAGGTTGTGTGTCATACGACTTCTCCGAAGGCTCCCCCCTGTTGCCATACAGCAAATCTCTGTCCAATATCATGGATGAG GAGGTGAAGAAGCTGGTAGCCAGAGCCTACATGGCAACACAAAGTCTTCTGATGGAAAATAAACCAACACTTGACTTG